A region of the Caviibacter abscessus genome:
CTAAAACATAAATAATAAATCTCAACAAATTAGAAACTATATCAGCAAAAGCTTTATTTTTAGTTCTATCAACTAAATATCCCGTATAAACTGAAAAAAATGGAGGTAATGTTTCTGAAACTGTTACTATAGATATAGCCATAATATTATTTTATAGTTTATTAGCATACGCAATTAATGCTAAATAAAAAATTGAGTCACCTATTAAAGATAAACAATCTGATATAGTTATTAATCTATAGATTTTATTCCTTAAAAATACGTTCACTTCTTACCCCTATCAAGATAATATTGTTTTGAAAAATTAACACATTCCTTTAATCTGAAACAACTAATCTCAGCTTCATTAACTTTTATGGGTTTAATGGATAAATAATCGTAAAATAACTTTTGAATTTCTAGATAATCATCATAGATATCAACCTCAATATTTTTAAATTCTACCCATTTATCTATTTCATTATGTTTCATTTTACTTTTTTCTATAATTGTTTCTCTTCCAAGAAAATTTTCTGCTAAATGAATTGATGTATTGGTTTCAAAATCTGTTCCTATCATTAAAATTTTAGCATTTAAATCATACATTTTAGACAAAGGAGAATGCAAACCAAACGGATAATTTCAAACCAATCTGAAGGTACTGGAGGATATTGCCAAGAAGCCGGATCTGAAATATCAACTGTTTGAGATGGAACAACTATAGTTCCCTCTGGACCAATTATACTAATTAAAGCTTCATATATAGCCTCGCTCCCTCCAACAACATAGCCTAAAGATGAAATTGATGAATGTACCATTAATACATCGCCTTTTTCAACCCCTACATTTAAAAATATTTTTTTTAGATCACATATTGTGATTGGTTTTAAACCTTTTTTTTCGGTCTTTGTCAAGTATTCATACATAATTATTTCCTCTATTTCTTATTTAATAAACCCTTTTTGCTTGGCTATACTTATTAATTTAGGTTGTATTTCAGGATATGTTAAATTTTTAGGTAAGTTTTTCAAAAAAACTATTTTTTCTATTTCACTGTGTAATTCTTTTTCAAATAATTTTACATCTGCAAAATATAGCATACCAAAAGTTTCAACACCTTTTACAGTAACTGAATAAATAGATATAGGAGTAATTGTATATTTTATTGCTCCTGTTTCTTCATATAATTCACGTTTTGCAGTAGTCAGAATATCTTCACCAAATTCTCTATGTCCACCTGGAATTTCTAATGTATCTCTTTTTTTGTGCTTACAAAATACAAATTCATCATTAAATTTTGTAATAATCACTGCAAACTTTAACAAACTATCTTCAACATTATCATAAAAATTTACTTTTAGCATTTCCCATTCAAGCATTCCACCTAATACATTATAGGCATCATAACCTTTTTTATTTAAGTACTTTGTTGCTATCTTACTTCTTCTTCCACTTCTGCATATGACATATACTTTCTTATTTTTATCTCCACAAAAACTTTCTATTTTATCTAATGGAATATTTTTAGAACCTTTTATATGTCCTTCCTTATATTCTTCCTCTTTTCGTACATCTATTAAAACCATATCTTCTTTTAGTTGTTCTATTTTTATACTTGGTACTGGTTTCAAAAAATCAAACATAGCTGTCCTCTAATCTCCAAAAGTTATTTTAATTTCATTTTTTTCATCAATATATTTAACAATTTTTATATCAGCATTTTCCATTATTCTTGTAGAAGCTTTTAATAATTCATGATGCTTATGTTTATCTGAGTAGTAAACTACTTTTTTTATTCCTGATTGTGTTATGGCTTTTGCACATTCATTGCAAGGATAATGAGTTACATATATTGTACTATTTTCTAAATCTTTAATACTATTTAATATTGCATTAAGCTCTGCATGAACTACATAAGGATGTTTTGTATCTAATACTTCTCCTACTTTTGTCCAAGGCATAATATCATCACTGCTTCCTCTTGGAAACCCGTTATATCCTATACCTATAATCTTGTTATTTTTTACTATGCAAGCTCCTACTTGAGTTACAGGATCTTTACTTCTTTGTGCAGACAAAAATGCTATACCCATAAAGTATTGTTCCCAACTTATGTAATCTTCTCTTTTTGACACGTTATTTCACCTCGCTTGATACTTTACCATTTTTATAAACAGTTTCTAACTTCATACCTTTTTTTAGTGTTACATCTTTTATTAATTTATTATTCACAAGTGTTATACTAAAACCTCTATCATATAATTCATTCAAATTATATTTCTCAAGCTTATTTTTCAAACTTTCAATTTTGATTTTCTTATTTTCCAATTTATTTAAAATAATACTGTCAAGATTTTTCTTTATACTTTCAATTCTTTTAATTTTTTCATCATAGTTTAATTTTAATTTCATGATTTCTTCTAGTCTTATAGTATATTTATCAATTAATTGATAGTTACTTAAAATCCTATTTGTATAAAATTCTTTAAAATAATAGTTATTTTTCAAATTATCTACTTCTTTTATTTGAAGTTTTAATTTTTGCATCAAATCAACATTTAATTTTCTTTTCATTTCTATAATCATTTTAAGAATTTCTTTTTTTTCAGGTACAACAAGCTGTGCTGCTTGAGTTGGTGTTGCTGCTCTTAAATCTGCTGCAAAGTCAGATAATAAGACATCTACCTCATGTCCTACAGCAGAAATTATTGGAAGCTTAGATTCATATATAGCTTCTATAACTTCACGCTCATTAAATGCCCATAAATCTTCTATGCTTCCACCACCACGACCTACTATTATTAAATCAAGGTCTAAATTTTTATTATTTAAAACTCTTATTCCCTCAGCTATTGATAAACCTGCACCTTCTCCTTGCACTTTCGCTGAATATACATATATATCAACATTATTATTTCTAATTTGTGTTGTATCTATAATATCATGTATTGCAGCACCTGTATGAGCTGTTACCACACCTATTTTTTTTGGATACTTGGGTATTTGCTTTTTTATTTCTTTATCAAAATATCCTTTGGCAAGATATTCTAGTTTCAATTCTTCAAGCTTTTTATATAGTTCCCCAATATTTGAAATTTTTTCAACTTTACTACAAACAATTTGAAGTGTTGCATTGACATTATATACATTTATTTTCCCATAAACTTTAACATGATCTCCCTCTTTTAAGTTTCTTGGGATATCATTTACTATATAGTTAAAACCCGCACATTTAATATTATTTTTTTCATCTTTTAATGTAAAATACATGTGCCTTTGTTGATACGTAATATTTGATACTTCTCCTTCAACACAAAAAGCTTTAAGCATCACTACACTTTCAAGATATTCTTTTATAATATTATTTATTTCTCCAACTGTATAGGTTTTCACTACATAACCTCCATAAGAATTTTATTTAATTGCGATATTTTATTTCTTATTTCAATTGCTTTTTCAAAATTAAGCTCTTTTGAATATTTTTTCATTTCTTTTTCTAATTTGGATATTTGTTTTTCTATATCTTTTATATTTTTAAATTCAACTGTATTTTCAGTAACAGTCTCTTGTTCATCATATTCTACAAGTGAATCAACAGAGCTATTAGTAACAGTTTTAGGATTAATATTATTTGCTATATTATAGTCATTTTGTATTTTTCTTCTTCTGTCAACTTCTGTTATCGCTTCTTTCATAGATTTTGTTATTGTATCTGCATAAAGTATAACTCTACCTTCAACATTTCTAGATGCTCTACCCATAGTTTGTATAAGTGATCTTCTTGATCTTAAAAATCCTTCTTTATCTGCTTCAAGTATTGCAACTAATGCTACTTCCGGTAAATCTAAACCTTCTCTAAGTAAGTTAATACCTATAAGTACATCATACTCTTTTGTTCTTAAGCCTTTTATTATTTCAACTCTTTCAATTGTATCAATATCAGAGTGCATGTATCTTACTTTAATTCCTAATTCTAAATAATAGTCAGTTAATTCCTCTGCCATTTTCTTAGTTAAAGTTGTTATTAAAACTCTTTGATTTTTTTCAACTTCCTTTTTTATTTCTTCTAGTAAATCATCAACTTGATATTTTGTTTTTCTGATTTCTATACTTGGTTCAATAAGTCCTGTAGGTCTTATTAATTGTTCCACTATTTCATCTTTAGAATTTGTAAGCTCGTAATCACTTGGTGTAGCTGAAACATATACAACTTGATTAATTTTAGCGAAAAACTCTTCTAGTCTAAGCGGTCTATTATCAAAGGCACTTGGTAGTCTAAAACCATTTTCAATTAACATGTTTTTTCTTGAATGATCCCCGTTATACATACCACCTATTTGTGGAACTGTTATATGAGACTCATCAATAAATACAATAAAATCATCAGGAAAATAGTCAATTAAAGTATCAGGAGTTTCACCTTGCTTTTTATCAGCAAGATATCTTGAATAATTTTCAATTCCTTTACAATAACCTATTTCTCTTATCATTTCCATATCATATTCTGTTCTTTGTTTTATTCTTTGTGCTTCTAATAATTTATTATTTTTTTCAAAAAAATCTACTCTTTCTTTAAGTTCTTCCTTTATTTTCATAAACATATTATGATTATCAACTGTTGATAAATAATGAGTTGCAGGCATTATTGCAAGTCTTTTTAAATTTTTAATCTTTTTACCTGTTAAAGGATTTATCTCGTACATATACTCTAAATCTTCATCAAAAAATGTAAATCTGTATGCACTATCTTGATATGGAGGCAGTAAATCAATAATATCTCCTTTTATTCTAAAAGAAGCTCTTTCAAGTACCATATCATTTCTATTATATCTAAGTTCAATAAGTCTTTTAATTAATTTTTTTCTAGAAATTCCTACTTTTTTATCAATTGGAATAACATTATCATTATATGCTTTTTTTGAACCTAAACCATAAATTGCTGAAACAGACGCTACAATAATTACATCTCTCCTTGTTAAAAGAGCTGCCGTAGCAGCGTGTCTTAATTTATCTATTTCTTCATTTATTGATGAGTCTTTCTCAATATATGTATCAGTTTGTGGAATATATGCTTCCGGTTGATAATAATCATAATATGATACAAAATATTCAACTGCATTTTCAGGAAAAAATTTTTTATACTCATTATATAATTGAGCTGCTAATGTTTTATTGGGTGCTAAAATAAGAGCAGGTCTATTTAATCTATTTATTACATTAGCAATAGTAAATGTCTTTCCTGAACCTGTAACTCCTAAAAGAATTTGCTCATATATTCCATTTTCTAAATTAGTTACAAGTTTTTCTATTGCTTGTGGTTGATCACCCGTAGGTTTAAATTTTGAGTATAATTTAAAATCCATATTAATTCATCTCATCAATTATCCATTTATTGTTTAAAAGTGTATCATATCTAAATAATATGTAACCTTTTACAGCAGAATTTTGATTTCTTATATTTTTATGTTCTCTCACTTCGCCTTTAGGCCATTCATTTACTTTATATACTCCCTCTCCAACATATAATGGGGTATTAGTTCTTTTTGATACACTACTCCACCAATTAACAAGTTTTTCATAACCTGCTTTTGGATGGTCAATATGCCAATATATTTGAGGTGCAATATAGTCAATCCAACCTTCACTCATCCATTTAACGCTGTCAGCATATAAATCATCGTATGCTTGTAATCCATTTGTATTTGAACCGCTATAATCTGTACTTTGGTTTCTCCAAATACCAAATGGACTTATTCCAAATGAAATACTTGGTTTTAATTTATGAATTGATGTAGATAAATTTTTTATTAAATCATTTACATTATTTCTTCTAAAATCTCCAAGTGTATTAAATGAACTTCCATTTTCTTGATATTCTCTAATATCAAAATCAGGGATTTTCTTAGCTCCATTAGGATATGGATAGAAATAATCATCTAAATGAACACCATCTATGTTATAGTTTTTAACTATTTCTTCTATATTATTATATAAATATTTTACAACTTCAGGTTTTCCAGGATTTAAATATAGTTTACCATCATATTCAAATACCCAATCAGGATGTTGATTTGCTACATTTTTAGAAGACAATTTACTACGATCTGTTGTCATAGCAACTCTATATGGATTTATCCATGCATGTAATTCAATATTATTTTCATGTGCTTTTTGTATAAAATATGCTAGAGGATCATAACCAGGATATTGATTTTCTATACCAGTTAAATACATAGACCAAGGTAAATTTTTTGAATTATAAAACGCATCATTTGTAGGTTTAACTTGTAAAAAGATAGCATTTAATCCCCAATTTTTAACATTTTCAACTAATTTATCAATTTCTCTTTTTTGAACCTCAGGATTATATCCTTTATTCTTTGGGAAATCTAAATTAAATACAGTTGAAACCCAAACACCTTTTAAATTAGTATTTACTTTTCTTTTACTTCTGTCAAAAACTTGTTTTGATAATTGTTCATTAGATAATATATCTTCATTACTCTTATTTCCTAATTCTGTGTCTTTACCCGGTTTTTTTTCAATTTTTTCAGTTTTTTGCTCTCCCATAACTTGTTTATAATCTTTAGAAACATATGAACATGATACTAAAAATGCTGCTAATCCTAAAGAAATTACTATTTTTTTCATATTATATTCCTTTCTTTGTAACTATGCCTACTCCATCACCGAAAGGTAAGAAGACAAAGTCATAATTTTCATTTAAATAATTAATAAATTCTTTTAATTTATTAATTATTGTTTTGTACCTTTTATTATATTCACTTTCACATATATATCCTCTAAATGCTATATTATCAATGAATATCATACCACCATCGTTAAGTCTTTCATATGATAAATTAAAAAATTCCATATTATGACTTTTTGAAGCATCAATAAAAATAAAGTCAAATTTTTTTGAAAGTTTAGGCAATATATTTAGTGCATCTCCAAGATAAATATCAGCATTTAGCCCTTCTAAATTTTTCTTTGCCATATTATATCTATCTTCATCAATTTCAATAGTTGTCAAATGTAAATTTTTAGCTAAATATTTACCAGAATAACCAATTGCACTTCCTATTTCAAGACAAGTTTTATACTTATTGTGTTTAATTAAAAATAACATAAAGTTAAGTACCTCTTCTGTTACTATAGGAACTTTATTATCAATACCATATTTTTTTACTTCTAATATATCTTTATCTTCTTTAAATAAACTTCTTGCATAAGCCGTTACTTTCTCAAAATTTTCTATCATTACAGACTCCTTTATGGTAAGTATAACACAAAATAATAAAAAATTGTATTTATTTTTACATCAAAAAAAGCCAATAAAATAGTGGTATTTTTCACTAAATTAAAGGCTTAAAATATATTTAATTATTTTTATTTACTAAATTTTCAAATATCTCAAATAATTTTTTCGCAGAATTTTCTATATCATATTCTTTTGCAAACTCAATATATTTTTTACTAAATTCTTCTTTTTCTTCAGGATGTTCTATCCAATAATCAATTTTATCTCTAAGACTATCTGAATCATTTGCTTTAAATAAATTATTCTCACTTAATGCATATTGTTTAGTTGAAGATAAATAACTATTTGATATTAAAGGAACTAAACCACTTGCAAATGCTTCCATACATGACATTCCTTCAACTTCAACATTAGCACAGTGTATGTATAAATCAGAATATGAGATTGTTTTTCTTAATTGCTCTTGAGACATAAATTCAAGTATAGCTTTATTAGGTAAACTTTCGCTTAATTTTCTATATTTATTTTCAAGTGGACCTTTACCTGCTAATATTAATTGTATTTTATCAGCATATTTTGATTTTTTTATTGCCTCAAATAAAAGTATTTGATTTTTTTCAACAGAATAACGACCTACACTTATTATTACAAATTTATCTTTAAATTGAGTTGGTTTTTCACTACGAGGTACAATTGAATCTTTATGTATACCATTAGAAATAACATGTAAATTTGAATTATACTTGTATCTTATAAGTCTTTCTTTAACTGCTTCTGTTGGACATTGAATATCACTACAATATTCATATACAAAATGTTTAAATGCCCAAGTTATTAAAACATTAGCTGGCCTAAGCCACCCTAATCCTACTGAATATGTCATATTTTCAGCATATAAATGAAATGTTCCCATACAAGGTTTATTCATCTTTTTAGCAACTCTTGCAGTATATGAACATAAATAAAACGGATCTTCAAGATGGATTATATCTGCCCATTCTACAGCTTCATATACAACGTCTTTTTTTACTTTAGCAAAAGAAAATCCTTGTTTTTTAATTATTGAATTAAAAATTGGCACTATAAGTTCAGGTAGTGGATAATCAGGAGTTCCCTTTGAACTACCTGCTAAAATTCTTATTTCATTTTCTTTTCCCATTTTTTTAAATTGCTCAACAAAACGTTGCGTAGATATACTCATACCATTGCTTTTGGAAAAGTATTCATTCATAACTATTAGTATTTTCATAGATTACCTTCTTCAATTTGATTTAAATAATCCATATTATATCATAGTTTTCATAATTCTTTAATATCTTTTTACTTTTTATCCACATTATTTAGTTATTTTTCAAATTATGTACTAAATCAACAATCTTTTCAACTGAGTAACTTTCAGATAATTTTCTCATATTATCAACTATTTCGTTATATAATTCCTTATTTTCCAATAACATTTTTACATATTTAGGTAAATCATCAATATCATTAATACTAATAGCCATTTTTTCTTCAACTAAAAATGCTGTATTTTCTTCTTCTTGTCCTGGTATAGAAAACGGAATAATCATAGGTATTTGCTTATTAATAGCTTCTGTTGAAGTAAGACCACCAGGTTTTGTGATAATAAGTTTTGACTTGTCCATAAGCTCATCAATGTTATTAACAAAACCTTTAATTTCAGTTTTACCTGATATAATTTTATCTTTAAATTTTTTTACAAGTTTTCCTCTAAGTTCTGTATTATTTCCACAAATTATTGTTATTTTTACATTTAAATCAGAATTTAATAATACGTCAACAGAATCTTCCATCTTTTTAAGACCCATTGAACCACCCATTAAAAGTATATTAAACGTTTCTGTTTCACTTTTATTTACAGTTTTAAATTCATCTCTAATAGGTATTCCATATACAAATATTTTATCACTACTTACGCCACATTTTATTAAATTTTCTTTAGTATACTCACTACCTGTAATATATGCAGTAACTCCCTTATCAACATAAATATAGTGTGCTTTAAAATCAGTAACTATTTGAACAAACGGTATTGTAATATTCTCTTCTTCAAATATTTTCATTATTAAAGGTACACTCATAGGATGTGTTGAGACAATAACTGCTGGATTATCTTCGAGAATTTTTTTCTTAACTCTATCTTTTACTTTAAAAAATAGATTTTTCATAAATATATCATTTATTAATTTTCTATTTGATATGTTATAAATAAAGCCATATGTATTTGGAAATTTATTAGCGAACGTATCATAACTCTTTGTAACAAATTCATTTGCTCTTTTAGATGTATCCATAAAAAAATCAAAAATTTCTATTTCGTCATTGCCCAATTTTAAAAATTCATTCGCTATATTTCTTGCTGCTTGATTATGTCCTGCACCTGTAGAAGCAGTTAAAATCATTATCTTCATAAATCTCCCCTTTCATATAAATGATATAATAAAAAAAAAATAAATTCAATAAGTTATTGACAAATTTTATTTAATACTGTATTATTCCTTCTGTTAGGTCGCATAGCTCAGTTGGGAGAGCACCTGCCTTACAAGCAGGGGGTCACTGGTTCGAGCCCAGTTGTGACCACCATTTTTTTGGAGGTGTAGCTCAGTTGGTTAGAGTGCTTGCCTGTCACGCAAGATGTCGCGAGTTCGAGTCTCGTCACTTCCGCCAACCCCAGATAGCTCAGTCGGTAGAGCAAAGGACTGAAAATCCTTGTGTCCGTGGTTCGATTCCGCGTCTGGGGACCATTTTAAAGAATATATTTTGAAATTAATAAAAACAGGGTTAAGCCCTGTTTATTTATTTTTGTGAACTTTCACGTTTTTTTAATAATAATTAATCAAAAATTATATATGTTTAATTTTGTCATTTTCACATTTAATATTGATTTTAGTTAAGTGAAGTGATATAATTAAAATAAAAAAAGGAAAATTAAACATTATGAATAAAAATAAAAATTTTATACTTTTATTTGTGATTTTTTTATTAAGTTATTTATTGCATCCTGTTGGGTGGTTATTTATTCTACTTTCATTTTTATTTCCACCTTTTATAATTTTTAATTTAATCATGGCATTAGTATTCGCTTCGTCACTTTGTAATGAAAATAATGATAAATAATATATATGTATATTGGGATTTGTTTACGGACACTCCCTTTTTTTATTTAATTTTTTTCTAAATTCATATTCTAAATATTCAGATAATTCTTAACCTTAATAATAACTGAAAGGGTATCTATTTCAAAATTTTAATTTATTCACAACAATTAAATTTTATACAAATTTCAACAAATTTTATTAAAATTCTGGACTTTTTCCTAAAAAAACAGTGAAATAAATTACAAAATGTAAATAAAGGAGGAATTTTATGAATAATTTTTTTCTTTTATCCCTAAAAAGTATATCTAATGAATTTCAAATTGATTTTTATAAAAATAATTTACAAAAATTTAATCCTGACAATTTTAGAATTAAAGGAATATTTGGGAGAAATGGAATAGGTAAAACTAGTATAATAAAGTCAATTGAAACTATTAAAAACATTGTTCTTTGTTTTAATTATTTACAAGAAACAGAGAATATTGTTATGTTAAGCAAATTAATTAACAATGTCACTAAAGAAATGTATGTTGAATTAGAATTTTTAGAAAATATTCATAACAAAATTAACGTATATACCCATTGTATTAAATTAATTATTAAAAATGATAATGATGTTATCACTTCAGAAGAAAAAATTTACATGAAAACAAAAAAGATACAAAAAAAAATTGAAATATTAAATGGTAAAATTTTATGCAATAATTTTTATAATATGGATTTTTTCTATCAGTATTTTTTTTATTTTTTTCATAAAATAGATAGCTCTCTATTCTTTTCAAATTGTATTTTATGTGTTTTTATGTTAGTATCTTTCATAGATATTTAACTAAAAAAAGGAGAATTAAAAAATGAAAAATATATTCACATTAAATGAACTTTTGTGGCTTATATATATAATAGTTAATTATACATTTATATTAATCGCATATAAAAAATGGGGAAAAGTCGGTATATTAATTTTTATCCCCCTATCAATAGTTGTTGCTAATATACAAGTAAATAAACTTATGACTATATTTGGTGTAGTTACAACCATGGGAAATATAGCATATGGTGGAATATTTTTAATTGAAGATATCTTATCTGAAAATTATGGTAAACAATATGCGAAAAAAGTAATTACAATTGGATTTGCAACTATGATATTTATGACAATAATAATGAGTATTGCAATACACGTTAATGTTGCTCCTGAAGATACAGCTCAACCACATTTGGTTGCATTATTTGCACCACTTTATAGACTTACATTCGCTTCTCTTACTGCTTATGGTTGCTCTTCATTAGTTGATATTTACGCATACCAAGCAATAAGAAGCTTATGGCCAAGCTTTAAAAATATATGGATAAGAAACAATTTAAGTACAATACTTAGTCAAATAGTTGATAATGTTATTTTTACCCTTGTAGCTTTTGCTGGTATATATGATTTTAAAATATTAATTAGTATTATGTTTTCAACTTACTTTTTAAAAGTTATTATTTCTACTTTAGATACTCCATTTGTATATATTGCAGCTTGGTGGAAAAAAGAAGGGAAAATTGAAGAATTTTAATGAATAGATATAGTAAAATAACTGATTATGTTAATAAAAGAGAAATTGTATTATTAAAAAGTCTTCCCTGTGATTATGGGAAATGTGCTTTTTGCAACTATATTTTAGATAATTCTACTGATGAAAATGAAATAAACAATGTAAATATGGAAATTCTTAAAAACATAACCGGTGAATTTGGAGTATTAGAAGTTATTAATTCAGCTTCTGTATTTGAATTACCTATTTCTACTTTAGAAGAAATAAGACGTATAGTATATGAAAAAAATATTAAAATACTCTACTTTGAAGCATACTTTGGTTATGTTAAAAGACTTGATGAAATAAGAAACTTTTTTTCAGATATTGAAATTCGTTTTATTATAGGAATTGAAACTTTTGATAATAAATATAGAATAAAGACTTTAAAGAAAAATTTTTACTTAACAGATAAAATTTTTGAAAAAGTAAAACAAGAATATTATACTGTTCTACTTTTAATTTGTACACAAGGGCAAACAAAAGAACAAATTCTAAATGATATAAATACAGGTTTACAAAATTTTAATATAACTACTATTAGTGTTTTTATAGACAACGGAACTAGTATAAAAAGAGATGAAAATCTTGTTAAATGGTTCATAAAAGAAATTTATCCAACAATAAAAAATAATGAAAAACTTGAAATATTAATAGATAATAAAGATTTCGGTGTTTATTCATAATTTAGGAAAGGGCTATGTATGAAAAAATTAGTATCTTGGAATGTAAATGGCTTTCGTGCTGTACTTACAAAAGGATTTATGGAATTTTTAAAAAAGGAAAATCCGGATATTATTGGCTTACAAGAAATAAAACTTCAAGACGGTCAAATTGATTTTCCATTAGAAAATTATTATACTTATTGGAATTATGCACAAAAAAAAGGATATTCAGGAACAGCTGTTTTTACAAAAGAAAAACC
Encoded here:
- a CDS encoding queuosine precursor transporter; its protein translation is MKNIFTLNELLWLIYIIVNYTFILIAYKKWGKVGILIFIPLSIVVANIQVNKLMTIFGVVTTMGNIAYGGIFLIEDILSENYGKQYAKKVITIGFATMIFMTIIMSIAIHVNVAPEDTAQPHLVALFAPLYRLTFASLTAYGCSSLVDIYAYQAIRSLWPSFKNIWIRNNLSTILSQIVDNVIFTLVAFAGIYDFKILISIMFSTYFLKVIISTLDTPFVYIAAWWKKEGKIEEF
- a CDS encoding MGDG synthase family glycosyltransferase — translated: MKIMILTASTGAGHNQAARNIANEFLKLGNDEIEIFDFFMDTSKRANEFVTKSYDTFANKFPNTYGFIYNISNRKLINDIFMKNLFFKVKDRVKKKILEDNPAVIVSTHPMSVPLIMKIFEEENITIPFVQIVTDFKAHYIYVDKGVTAYITGSEYTKENLIKCGVSSDKIFVYGIPIRDEFKTVNKSETETFNILLMGGSMGLKKMEDSVDVLLNSDLNVKITIICGNNTELRGKLVKKFKDKIISGKTEIKGFVNNIDELMDKSKLIITKPGGLTSTEAINKQIPMIIPFSIPGQEEENTAFLVEEKMAISINDIDDLPKYVKMLLENKELYNEIVDNMRKLSESYSVEKIVDLVHNLKNN
- a CDS encoding radical SAM protein; the protein is MNRYSKITDYVNKREIVLLKSLPCDYGKCAFCNYILDNSTDENEINNVNMEILKNITGEFGVLEVINSASVFELPISTLEEIRRIVYEKNIKILYFEAYFGYVKRLDEIRNFFSDIEIRFIIGIETFDNKYRIKTLKKNFYLTDKIFEKVKQEYYTVLLLICTQGQTKEQILNDINTGLQNFNITTISVFIDNGTSIKRDENLVKWFIKEIYPTIKNNEKLEILIDNKDFGVYS